The Actinocorallia herbida DNA window CTGATCGACGCGTTCGCGGGTCTCATGCCCGTACCCCAGTGCGGTGCCGAGCGCGCTGATGACCACGCACAGCAGCGCCATGACCAGGCAGCCGATCACCGTCAACCGGGTACGGACCGACCACGACCCCAACTGCCCCTCCAGCCCGTGGTGTTCCCGTACCGGCGCGCGATGGGACCGCGCTCCACGGTCGGCCGATCGGCCCAGTCTGCCGGGCCGTCCGCCGCGCGCCGGTATGCGCGAGTCCGCGTCATCTTGAAGAACTCTTCAAATCGAGCGGACGCGCGTGAACGCCCGCGCCGTGGCACCCACGGCTTCCCGGGCCTCGATGCGACGGGCTTTCCGCTCTACGGGCCCGGCCCGGAGGAGACCGCGCCGGGTCAGAGGCCGGGGCCGGTGCAGGTGTAGGTGTAGGTGGCGGCGAAGGCGCCCGTGCCACCGCGGGCCGTCAACGGGGCGGGAGAGCGGCACCGCGAAGGCAGGTCCGTGGAAGTCCCAGGGTGAGAAGGCCGAACCCGATGGTCAAGAGAGACCGCGGCACCGCCCCCGGCCGGATGAGGCGTCGCGCCACGAGTTCGGGTCGGTCGGCGGGTCGGAACGCGCCGGGGCCGCGCGGCGGGTGTTGCCTTGGGCTTTCGTGTTGTCTCTGAAGGGGGTTCGGGGTGGCTGTACGCGGCGTCGTCACGATGTTGGTGTGCTCGGTGACGGTCTTGGCCGGAGGGCCGGCGGCACACGCCGACGTCCTTCCGCTGCCCGACGAGCTCAAGTCCATGACCGACCGGATCCCGTTCGTCGGTTCCCTCCTCTCCGGCTCCCCGCTCAAGGGCTGATCGGGTCCCGTTCCCCGCGCCGCACCGGCTCGCGGCCCCGCCCGTCCGGGCCGCGACGCCGGTGGGCCGTCGGCTCAGGAGGGGAGGGTTCGCACCAGGTAGGCCCAGGCGGCCTCCATCTGGGACGGGGCGTAGCAGCGGTCTCGTTTCGCCAGGGACTCTTCCGCGTCGGAGAACTCCGGCTCGGGCGTGGCGGCGGTGACCTGGAGCTGCATGCGGCAGGCCTTCTCCAGGAAGATCGCGGTCAGGACGGCCGTGGGGACGTCGGGGCCGACGGTGACGAGTCCGTGCCGGTGGAGCAGGATCGCGTCGCGGTCGCCGAGGGCGGAGGCCAGCTCCGCGCCGAGCGGGCGATCGCGGATGAGGTCGCCGGTACGGGTGAAGCGGGCGATGTCCGGCGGCCAGAACAGGGTGCCCTCGTGGCCGACCGGGCGGAGTTCGGCGCCGGTGGCGGCGAAGGCGACGGCGGCTTCGGCATGGCTGTGCACGACCGCGCCGACGTCGGGGCGGGCGGCCAGGATCTCGGTGTGGATCGGGTACTCCAGGTGGACCCGGTCGCCGCCCGCGAGCAGGGCGCCGTCCCGGTCGACAAGGGTGACGCGCTCGGGGGTGATCTCCTCCATGCCGTACCCCGCCGACTTCAGCCAGACGCCTTCGCCGTCGGGGTCGCGCAGGGACAGGTGGCCCCAGATGAGGTCGGCGTTGCCGTGGGCGGCGAGGACGCGGCAGCCGAGGGCGACCTCCTCGGCGGGGGTCACCGGGCGCCCTCGACGAGGAAGTCGCCGACGACGCGGTTGAACTGCTCCGGCTGCTCGAACATCGGCCAGTGGCCGGCGCCGGTGATCATGTCGAACGAGGCGTTCGGCAGGATCTGCGCGGCGCGGCGGCCCACTTCGGCGGGGGTCGTCGGGTTGCGGTCGCTCCACAGCACGAGCGTCTCGTGCCGGATCGAGGCGAGGTGCTCCTCGGTCAGCATGTGGGCGCGGTTGGCCTCGCTGGGCTGCTCGGCGACGAGCTTGGCCAGCGCCTCCTCGGCGCCGGGCAGGGTGTAGTACCGGTAGCGGCACTCCACGAGCTCGTCGGTGACGGTCGCGGGGTCGACCATCAGCCATTCGAGCCGCTCGCGGACGCTCTCGCGGGTCGGCGCCGCGGCCGCCTTCGCGGTGACGGACTTGACCTGGGCGTGCACGCGCTCGCTCTCCGCGGCCCGGCCCGCGTCCGACAGCAGCAGGCCCGCCCCGGTGACGGACACGACCTTGCCGACCCGGTCGGGGTGCTTCAGCGCGGTGTGGAGGGCGGTCCAGCCGCCGAGGGACTGACCGACGAGGTGGGCCTTCTCCGCGCCGATCGCGTCGAGGAAACCGATGAGGTGCTCGGTGAAGACGGGCGCGTGGTAGGTGACGTCGGTCGGCCGGGCCGTGAGGCCGTGGCCTAGGGCGTCGATGGCGTGGACGCGCAGGCCGCGTTCGGCGAGCGGCACGACGTTGCGCAGGAAGCCTTCGGCGTGGCCGGTGAGCCCGCCCATGAGGATGACGGCGTCGCCTTCGCCCGCCTCGATGGAGCGGGTGCGCCAACCGGCGGCGTCGCGGTAGCGGGTCTCGGCGCCGAGGGAGTCGGTCCACAGGGTCATGAGTGGTCGTCCTTCTTGGTGGGGGAGTCTGCGAGGAAGTCGATGAGGGAGGCGTTGACGAGATCGGGCCGCTCGTACTGCGGCCACTGCTTGGCTCCGGGCACGGTCAGCAGCCGCCCGTGGGGGACGGCGGAGACCGCCGCCTCGACGACGGCCGCGGGGGTGTGCCCGTGCTCGCCGCGCACGAAGAGGACGGGCGCGGCGACGGAGGCGAGCCGCTCCGGGGTGAGGAGCGAAGGGCCGTTGTCGGCCGCCCGGACCAGCCGGTGCACGCGCCGGGCGTCCTCCGGCCGGTACAGCGCGGTGCGCACGTCGACGAGTTCGGCGTCGACCGTCGAGGGGTCGGCGAGCAGCCCGGCGAGCCGGGTCCGCACGGCCTCGGGCGTCGGCTCGGCGTAGGCCCGGCCGCCCCGCTCGTAGGCCGCGCGCACCGTCGGGTCGGCGAGCCGGTCGGTCTCCGCCTGGAGCCCGGCCGGTTCGATGAGGACCAGCCGCCGCACCCGGTCCGGCGCGCGCGGCGCGGCCAGCGCGGCGGCCCACCCGCCCAGCGACTGCCCGACCAGGTCGACCGAGTCCAGCCCGAGCGCGTCGAGCACCGCCAGCGCGTGGGCGGTCAGGTCCGCCACCGTGTAGGAGCCGGCCGGAGACCTGCCGGTGAGCCCGTGGCCGAGCAGGTCGAAGGCGATCGCGCGGTGCCCGGCGGCGGCGAGTGCGGGAAGGGTCCGCGCGAACGTCTCCAGGTGGCCGCCCCGCCCGTGCAGGAGGACGACCGGGTCGCCCGAGCCGAGGGCGGCGACACGGGTCGGCACTCCGGCCGCGTCGAGGTGCCGGATCTCGGCGCCGAGCAGGTCGGTCCACAGGCTCACAGGTGCTCCCTCAGAAAGGCGAGGGTGCGCTCCCAGGTGAGGCGGGCGGCGGCCGCGTCGTGGTTGGGGTGCGTGTCGTCGTGGTAGGCGTGCCCTGCGCCGTCATAGACGTGGACCTCGGTCTCCTGCCCGGACAGCTTCAGCGCGTCGGTGAGACGGCCGACCTGGTCGAGCGGGATGACCTCGTCCGCGCCGCCGAAGTGCGCCTGGACGGGGCAGCGGACGGCGTCGGCGACGGTGATGCGGGAGCGGACCTGCCCGGTGGGGCTGTAGGACGGCGGCAGCTCGGGCAGTCCGTAGAGCGGCACGGCGCAGGCCAGCCGGTCGGTCCGCGTCGCCCAGGCGAGGGCGAGCCCGCCGCCGAGGCAGAACCCGACGACGGCGGCCCGGGAGGCGTCGACGTCGTCGCGTCCGGCCAGATGATCCAGGCCCGCCTCGAGGTCGGGCAGGGCCTGTTCGTCGCGGGCGGCGAGGAACGCCTTGGCGCGGCGCTCGTCGGGGGTCGCGTAATCCTGTGGGGGGCGGCCGCCGATCCTGCTGTACAGGTCGACGGTCAGGCACGCGAAGCCCTCGTCGGCGACGAGCTCGGTGACCCGACGCCGGTGCTCGGTGACGCCGAGGTTCTCGTGCGCCATGACGACGACGGGCGGCGGGGCCTCGCCGGGGCGGCGGACGGGCACGGCGAGGTAGCCGCGGATCTCGTCGGGTCCGCTGGGGAAGGTCACCCAGCCCGCTTCGGGTGCTCTCTGCATGGTGGTCTCCGAGGGTCAGCCCGCACGCGGCGGGGAGGGCGGGTGCGCGGCCGCGGTCCGGCCGAGCAGGTGCTTGATGTGGGTGCCGAGGGCTTCGAGCCGCCGGCGCGGCATGCGCGCGATCTGGCCGCAGACCGCGATCGCGCCGGCGGGCCTGCCGCCGACCATCACCGGGACGGCGACCCCGGCGATGCCGGGGATGAACTCGCCGATCTCGATGGCGTAGCCGTAGCGGCGGCAGGTCTCCAGCTCGCGGTGGAGGGCTTCGGGGTCGGTGATGCTGGCCGGGGTGCGCTGCGCCAGCGGCAGCCGGGTGACGATCTCCTCGCTCTCCTCCCGCGGCAGGCCGCTGAGGATGGCGCGGCTGATGCAGCCGTTGGCCAGCATCGAGCGCCTGCCGAGCGGCGACAGCGACTCCGGGGAGTGCGGCGCCTCCCGCTTGCCCGTGATGAGCAGCGACCTGTCCCGCCAATCGATCTCGGCGACCAGGACGGTCTCACCGGTGGAGCGGATGAGCTCCTCGGCGACGCCCTGCGTCAGGTGGGACAGGGCGGTCGTCGCCGAGACGAGGCTGCCGAGCTCCAGCAGGCGGTTGCCGAGGACGTAGGCGCCGTCGGCCTCCTGCCGGAGGAAGCCGCGCTCGACCAGGGTCACCGCGATGCGGTGGGTGCTGGTCTTCGGCACGCCCGCGGCCTCGGCCAGCTCGGTGAGCTGGAGGCGCGGGTGCGCGGCGCTGAACGCGCCGAGCACGTCCAGGGCGCGGTCGACGGAGCGTACTCCGCGGCGGCGGCCGCCTTCGTCGTCGGGAAGGGAGCGAGGAGAGTCGTTCACGGTGGCCTCACGCGCAGTAGGAGGGAGCTTCGCTCGCATTCTCACTGGTCACGAGCGCGTCCGGCACGGTGGCGATCTTCTCGACGCCCTGCGTGCCGCGCAGGAGGCCGACGACGTTGTCCACGGCCATCTCGCCGACGCTCTTGGGGGTGTTGCTGACGGTGACCGCGAACTCCCCGTCCTGAACGGCCTTGACGCCCGCCTCGCTGCCCCCGTTGGTGAGGATCTTGATGTCGTCGCGTCCCGCGGCCTTGAAGGCGGCGAGCGCGCCGAACGCCATGTCCTCGTTGTGCACGAACACGTAGGTGACCTTCGGCCGTGCCTGCAGGAGGTTGTCGGCGACGTCCTGGGCCTTGGCGCGCTGCCACATGGCGGGCTGGTCGAAGACGACCTTCGCCGAGTCGCCGACGGCGCCCTTGAACGCGTCGTTCATCAGGTCGGCGGCCGCGCCGGGCGCCCCGCCGATGACGCCGACCTCGACGGGCTCTCCGCCGCTGTCCTTCGCGAGCCACTCGCCGAGTTCACGGCCGACCTTCTTGACGTCGGTGACGACCGCGCCGAGGATCTTGGTCTGGTCGACGGACGCGACCGAGGTCAGGAAGATGGGGATGCCGGCCCGGTTGGCGCGGCCGATGCCGCCTTCGAGCGAGTCGATGTTGACCGTCTGGACGACGATGGCGTCGACCTTCTTGACGATCATGTCGTCGATGTTGGACAGCTCCTTGGCCGGGTCCATCGCGGAGTTCGACGTCAGCAGCTTCACGCCGGAGGCGTCGGCGCGGGCCTGCATGGCGCGCTGGAGGCAGGTGTGGAACTCGATGGAGTTGCCGTTGACGAACCCGAGGGTCAGGTCCTTGCCGGCGGCGATCGGCGCGGAGGCCGTCTTCCCTTCGTCGACGGAGCAGCCGGCCAGCGCGAGGCCCGCGAGAGCGAGCGCGGTGGCGGTTCTGAAGGCGGGGATGCGGCCTCTGCCTGGGGTGGCGGACATGGCTTTCCTTCCGAACTGATTCATGGGGGTGGGTGGTGGGGCGGCCTGCGTCAGCGGGGTGTGCCGCGCAGGTGGTTGATGACGGCCGCGACGAGCAGCACCGTGCCGAGCGCCACGTCCTGGAAGTGGGAGTTGATCTGGAGCAGGTTGATGGCGTTGGCGACGACGCCGAGGAGCACCACGCCCAGGGCGGTGCCGACGATGGTTCCGCTGCCGCCGTGCAGCGCGGTGCCGCCGATGACGACCGCGGCGACCACGGTGAGCTCCAGGTGCAGGCCGCCGGTGCCGGGGCTGGCGGCGCCGAGCCGGGCGACGAGCATGACCCCGCCGAGCCCGGCGAGCAGCCCGCCCAGGGTGTAGAGCAGCAGCTTGGTGCGCGCCACGGGGATCCCCGCGAGGCGGGCCGCCTGCTCGTTGCCGCCGATGGCGAAGGCGTTGCGGCCGAACGCCGTCCACCGGAGGATCAGGCCCGCGGCGACGCAGACGGCGATCGCGACGACCACGAGGGCGGGAACGGCGCCGAGGACCTCGCCGAAGCCGAGCGGCATCAGCGCGTCGCCGATGGAGATGCTCTTGCCGTCGATGATGAGCAGGGCCGCGCCGCCGAGGACCGTCGAGGTGGCGAGCGTGGCGACGAACGGGGCGACCCGCAGGTAGGTCACCACGAGCCCGTTGACCAGGCCGATCGCCGCGCCCAGCGCGAGCGCCAGCCCGGCCGCGGTCCACTCGTTCACACCCGCGACGACGAGCTGGGCGGTGACGCCGTGGGCGACGGCCGCGATCGCACCGAGAGAGAAGTCGATGCCTCCCGCGGCCATGAGCAGGGTGAGCCCCGCCGCGAGGACGGCGACGACGGCGATCTGCTGGGAGACGTTGAGCAGGTTCGGCCCGGTGAGGAACGCCTCGCTGCGCAGCGCGGTGAAGGCCCCGACGAGCAGCAGCACGGCGAGCAGGCCGGTGTGCCGGGACACGCCCGGTGGCAGCCCGAGGCGGGGCAGGCCCTTTGAGGCGGTGAGTGCGGTCATGGTCGTTCTCCTCCTGCGGTGAGCGTGACGAGGTCGTCCCGGCTCACCTGGTCCATGGGCAGGTCGGCGATGGTCCGGCCGCCTCGGACGACGACGACGCGGTCCGCGAGCCGGATCACCTCGTCGATGTCGGAGGAGCCGAGCAGGACGGCGGTGCCGCGTTCGGCGAGGCCGTCGACGATGCGGTGGATGTCGGCCTTGGCGGCCACGTCGACGCCGTTGGTCGGCTCCTCCAGGAGGCAGGCGGCCGGGTCGCCGTCGAGCCACGCCGACAGCAGCACCTTCTGCTGGTTGCCTCCGGACAGGGCCGCCACCGGCGGGTCCTGCTGGATCGCGGTGACGCCGTAGCCGGCGCGGGACGCCCGCCCGCGGGCGTGCAGGTCGCGCCAGCGCACCAGCCAGGGCCGGAGCCTGCCGCGGCGGACGAGGTCGAGGTTCTCGTCGACGCCGAGCCCGGCCACGAGCCCGTAGGAGAGCCGGTCACCGGTCACGCAGCGCAGCCCCGTGCGCAGGGCCGCGGCGACGCTGCCGGACCGGACGGCCGTCCCGTGCACGGCGATGGTGCCGCCGTCGGCCCGGCGCAGCCCGCTGAGCAGTCCGAACAGCTCGGACTGGCCGTCGCCGGCCGGGCCGAGGACGGCGACGACCTCACCGGCCCGCACTTCGAGGTCGAAGGGCGCGAGCCGTCCACCGCTGAGCCCGGACAGCGTCAGCACCGGGGCGCCCGGCGTGCGGTCCTTGTCAGGTCTGCCCTGCATCGGCCGGTCGCCGACCATGGCCCGCACGAGCGCGGGCAGGTCGAGCGCGGTCCGGTCCTCGACGGCCGCGACACGTCCGTCGCGCATGACGGTGACGCGGTCGGCGAGGGTGAGCACCTCGTCGAGGTGGTGCGAGATGTAGATGATGGCGGTGCCCCTGGCGCGCAGGGTCCGCACGAGACCGTGGATCCGCGCGGCGTCGGCGCCGCCGAGCGAGGCCGTCGGCTCGTCCAGGACGAGGACCCGGCCGCCGTGGTGGACCTCGCGGGCGATCTCGACGAGCGTCCGCTCGCCGGGCCCGAGGTCCCCCGCGAGCGCGGTCGGCGCGACGTCAAGGCCGAGGTCGGCCAGCGCGGCGGAGGCCTCTTCGCGGACCTTCCGCCACAGCACCCTTCCCGCACGGGTGGGGAGCCTGCCGAGCAGCAGGTTCTCCGCCACGCTGAGCCCGGCGACGAGCGTGCGCTTCTGATGGACGATGCTCACGCCCGCCGCGCGGGCGCGGCGCGGGTTGAGCGGCCCCTGGCGACGCCCGTCGACGCGGATCTCGCCGTCGTCCTGGGTGAACGACCCGCAGATCAGCTCGACCAGGGTCGACTTGCCCGCGCCGTTCATGCCGACGACGGCGTGCACCTCGCCGGGCAGCAGCGTGAAGTCGACGCCCGCGAGCGCCTGCGCCCCGCCGAAGGCCTTGCGCACGCCCCGCAGTTCCAGCACGGGGGCCGGTGTTCCCTTCGCGTCGGACACGGCCATGTCAGCCCCCGTTCTTCGCGGCCGGGTACATGTCCTGGTGGGCGATCCCGAGGACGACCATCAGGTTGCGCAGCGCGACGGGGTTCATCCCGGCGTCGAGCAGCCAGGCCGCGTCCTTGCCGGCCACCGCGCGCCGCTCGGATTCCGTCAGCCGGTACTCGTCGAGCACGGTGCCGGGGGATTCCAGGTAGCGCCCGAGCAGGCCGGGGGTGTGCTCCAGTTCCCGGGCGAGCCGGTTCAGGCCGACGACGCTCACGACGCCACCTCGAAGGAGGCGATGCCGATCCCGACGGTCCAGGCCGGCATCGGCCGGTAGGCGTGCACCCGGGCCGGGCCGCCCGCCGCGCCCGCGGCGACGAGCCAGGTACGGATCTCCAGCGCGCCGTTGCCCGCCTCGTCCAGGATCGACGCGTCGTCCCAGGTGAGGACCTCGTCGGCGGCCCCCCGCTCCAGCAGGCCGAGCAGGCGGCCGTCGAACTCGGGGTTGATGTCGCCGAAGCGCGGCAGCCCGACCCAGTGCGACAGGCCCCCGGTGCCGAGCACGCCGACCCGGACGTCGCCGGGCAGCTCCCGCACGGTCGCGCGCAGCGCGGCGCCGAGGTCGAGGCAGCGGCGCAGGGTCGGCAGCGGGGCGGTGTTGCAGTTGACGAACAGGGGCACCACCCCGGCGGCGGCCGCCGCCGGGAGCTTGGCGAGCGGGACCGTGAAGCTGTGGTCCAGCGCCATCGTGTGCGAGCGGGCGAGGTCGAAGCCGCGGGAGGTGAGGCCCTCCAGGAGCGCCCCGGCGACCTCGGGCCGCCCGGCCACGGTCCCGCCCGGGTTGCCGAACTCCGCCCAGCCCTCGTGCTCCTCGGCCATGCCGAGGCAGAAGGCCGGGTAGTTCTCCAGCCCGAACGTCTCGTAGTGGTCGGTGGCCACGACGACGACGGCGTCGAGGCGGGCGGCGGCGATCTCGGCGTCGAGCCGCCGCCAGGCGTCGTGCAGCACTCCGGAGACCGCGGGGTCGGCGTCGGCGTTCTTGACGATCGCGCCGACGTGGGAGGTCGCCGCGGCGAGCGCGAGGTGGCCCATCACTCCTCCGTTCCGGTGAGCGGGCGGATGTCGTCGGGATGGGCGGCGCCGATCCGGACCACGTCGGTGGCCTGGAGGCGGCCGCACGAGGGGCAGGAGTAGGCGCGCAGCTCCAGGCCCTCGTCCAGGCGGGTGGCGTGGCCGAACGCGTGCACGTCGCGGCTGGTCGCCTGCGCGGCGTGCGCGCGCCACGGCTCGTCGGCGCGGGAGAGGACGCAGCCGCAGGCGCAGGCGATCCAGCGGCTTCCGTCGGCCTCGACGACGGCGAGGCCGTCGCCCATCGGGTGGATCCGGGTGCGTGCGCCCTGCGGCTGCTCCGGAAGGGGGAGCCCGGCGGGCAGGGACAGGCGCGCCGCGCGCAGGCTCGCGCGCCGGGCGGCGGTGGCCGGGCCGTCGATCCCGCCGTCATCGCCCAGGACCACCCCGTAGAGGCGGACCGCCGCGCCGGCGGTGACGGCCCCGAAGTCGAGGTCGGCCTGGACGGCCGCGGCGGGCCGGTCGAGCGGATCGCCCCAGCCGCCGCCCGCCTGCGGCACGGTGGCCAGGACGTCGTCGTCGCCCAGGTGGTAGAGGCCCTGGCGGCCCCGCATGACCGGGCGCTCGCCGGACAGGTCGCCGACCGAGGGGATGGTCCCGGCCGCGAGCCTGGCCTTGACGTCGCTCCCGTGCACGACGGTGCGGGTGTTCTGCGCGCCGGGGTAGCCGCCGAAGATCCCCGTGGAGTTCGGCACCTCCCAGCCGTGCGCGGAGTTCAGCGCGGTCACGTCCCGGCCGCTGTGCACGGTGTAGACGGCGCCCATGCTCATCCCACCGCGGTGGCGGCCCGCGCCGCCGGAGTCGGCGACGAGCCCGCGCCACAGGTACAGCAGCGGCGAGTCCATCTCGACGGCCTCGACGTTGGAGATCCGCTGCCGTTCGATGTTGTGCTGGCCCTGCGTCCAGGCCCCGTCGCGGTGCGAGTACGCCGCGCCGCCCGTCGCGAGGCAGTCCATGATCACGTAGGTCTGGCGGGCCCCGTTGTCGCCCGCGCCGGTCAGGACGAACTTGTCGGGGCCGCCGGCCGGACCCGCCTGGGCCTCCCGCAGCAACTCGTCGGAGCAGGCCGCGAGCTTCGACAGGCACTCCAGCGCCGTCATCTCGACGAGCCAGCCCGCCTCCAGCGCCCCGCCGCTCACCGCCGCCGGACGTGCCGCGTTGCAGATCAGGCCCTCGGGGCACTCGACCTCGACCGGCTGGAACAGGCCCTCGTTCCAGGGTGCGTCGAACGCCAGCGTCGGCAGCAGCGCCGCGGCGATCCCGGCCATCATCCCGGAGTAGGCGCAGTTGATGTAGCCCTTGGCCTGCGGAGAGGAGCCGGAGAAGTCGAAGTGCAGGGTGTCGCCGCGCTTGGTGAGCACGAGGTCGACCTCGTAGGTGGCGTTCTCCGACGACTGGGCCAGGCCGCCGTCGTTGTCGAGGAACGCCCGCGAGTGCAGCCGGGCGTCGGGCAGCAGCGCGAGCCGGTTGCGCAGGCGGCGCTCCGACAGGCCGATGAGGTTGGCCATCACCGTGCGGACCGTCGCCGCGCCGTACTTCTCGGCCAGCGCCGTCATGGCGCGGATCGCGGTGTTGTTCGCGCCGATGAGCGCCCGCAGGTCGAGGTTGACGGTCGGGGCCATGCGGGTGTGGCCGAGGATCAGGTTCCACACGTCGGTGCGGACCTCGCCGCCGTCGACGAGCTTCGTCGGCGGCATCTGGAGGCCCTCCTGGTAGGAGTCCGTCGCGTCGATGCAGAAGCTGCCGGGGGTCATGCCGCCGACGTCGACCATGTGGCACATCGCGCCGGTCCAGGCGAGCAGTTCGCCGTCGAAGAAGATCGGGGCGATGAGGCCGACGTCCTGGGCGTGGACGGTGCCCTTCCAGGGGTCGTTGACGATGAACATGTCGCCCGGACGGATCCCGGGGGAGTCGGTGCAGTCCTCGATGACCGAGCGGGTGATCGCGGCCATGGACGAGGCGTGCGACAGGATCGTGCGGCCCATCGCGGCGACCGAGCCGTCCGGCAGGTAGAGGCCGACGTTGTAGTCGCTGGCCTCGACCACGTGGGTGGAGCCGGAGATGGCCGCGAGGGTCGCGCCCTGCTCGTCGGTGATGGCCAGCAGCCGGTGCCGGATGACCTCGAAGGTGATCGGGTCGATGGCCGTGCCGGACTCGGTGGCCGTGCCGGTGGCGGAAATGGTCACGCCTCCCCCTTGCAGTCGATGACGAGGTTGCTGTGGTGGTCGACGGCGAGCGTCTGGTCCGGGCCGAGCACGACGGTGGTGCCGGCGAACTCCAAGATCGCGGGGCCGCGCAGGGCCGCGCCGCTGCCGAGGCCCTCGCCGCGGTAGACGCGGGTGGCGACCCGGCCGGTCTCGGGGAAGTGCACGGCGCGCTCGCCGATGAGCGCGGCGTCGGGGTCGGCCGCGCCCGGGTACTGGCCCTCGCGGACGTCGGTGATCTTCACCCGGCCCTCGACGCGCAGGGTGTGGATCTCCACGCCCGCGCCGAGCAGGGCGGTGCCCGCGCCGTAGATCCGCTCGTAGGCGGCGCGGAAGTCCTCGATCAGCCCGCGCAGCACCTCGGTGGTGACCGGGCCGTCGGCGACGGTGAGGGGCAGTTCGTGCGACTGGCGGCGGAACTTCAGGTACGCCACGCGGGAGAGCCGGACGCGCGGGTCGTCGTCCAGGTCGGCGCGGCACTGGGCGGCCAGCGCGTCGAACGTGGCGGAGATGCGCTCGGCGTCCAGGTGCGCGGCGGGGTCCTGCGAGCCAGGGGGAGTGCGGTGCACTTCCGTCGTCTGGACGGCCCGGTACCGGTCGGAGGTGACGGTGCCGTAGGCGGAGTGGACCGTCGAGGTCGGCGGGACGACGAGCGTCGCGATGCCCGCGGCCT harbors:
- a CDS encoding hydantoinase B/oxoprolinase family protein, whose translation is MTISATGTATESGTAIDPITFEVIRHRLLAITDEQGATLAAISGSTHVVEASDYNVGLYLPDGSVAAMGRTILSHASSMAAITRSVIEDCTDSPGIRPGDMFIVNDPWKGTVHAQDVGLIAPIFFDGELLAWTGAMCHMVDVGGMTPGSFCIDATDSYQEGLQMPPTKLVDGGEVRTDVWNLILGHTRMAPTVNLDLRALIGANNTAIRAMTALAEKYGAATVRTVMANLIGLSERRLRNRLALLPDARLHSRAFLDNDGGLAQSSENATYEVDLVLTKRGDTLHFDFSGSSPQAKGYINCAYSGMMAGIAAALLPTLAFDAPWNEGLFQPVEVECPEGLICNAARPAAVSGGALEAGWLVEMTALECLSKLAACSDELLREAQAGPAGGPDKFVLTGAGDNGARQTYVIMDCLATGGAAYSHRDGAWTQGQHNIERQRISNVEAVEMDSPLLYLWRGLVADSGGAGRHRGGMSMGAVYTVHSGRDVTALNSAHGWEVPNSTGIFGGYPGAQNTRTVVHGSDVKARLAAGTIPSVGDLSGERPVMRGRQGLYHLGDDDVLATVPQAGGGWGDPLDRPAAAVQADLDFGAVTAGAAVRLYGVVLGDDGGIDGPATAARRASLRAARLSLPAGLPLPEQPQGARTRIHPMGDGLAVVEADGSRWIACACGCVLSRADEPWRAHAAQATSRDVHAFGHATRLDEGLELRAYSCPSCGRLQATDVVRIGAAHPDDIRPLTGTEE